Part of the Lentimicrobiaceae bacterium genome, AAAACGTTAGGTTTTAGAAAATAAGATTATTGGATATTGTATCCGCTTATTTTTTCAATACTTTTTGCCCAGCTACTCTTTTCCCGTTTACAAAAGCTACGATAAATGCATCGGGAACTTTTGAATGTTTTAATTGTTTGCAAAGCAGCTCAGCCTCTCTATAGCTGGTATAAACTCCGGCATAATACCTGTAATATCCCGCAGAGTATTCCTCAGAAATTTTTTCAGTAATTTCAAATTTTTCTATTATTATATGAAGTGGCATTTGCTCTTTAGCGGCAAGGATTTGTACCGCAAATAAAGTGCCATTGTAATTGTCAAGCCTTATTGCATTATCTGACAATATCTCTGACGGTATTTGCTTGGTTGGTTCTTTTTCTGTTTCCAGCTTCTTTGTAGCGGTTGGTTTGCCTGGGTTTCCAAACTCCATAAGTTGAGGAACATTGGATAAGTTTTGTCCCTTTTCAGATGAATATATCCTGTAAGTTCCGTTATTATTAATATTTTTATTATGTTTTAAGCTATTGAATCCCTGGCTTTCCGAAAAGCAGTACACCAACCCTACACCTAAAAACTGATACATATCATTATTTATTCCACCTTCGGTTATATCAACCTTGTCAGAATGTACCCACTGCTGTGTAGTTTCGAGAAAAAAATCCCAATTACTGTTTATTTTATATGCCATTCCCAAGCCATAACATAGAAAAGAACTTGTTACTCTTTTAGAAAAAATATTATTTGTTTCGCCCGAACTGCCTAATAAATATCCTGTTTTTGTATCTTTTAGGTCTGTCTGCCAACTTGATATTCCAAACCCTACGATAGGGTAAATCGTAAGTTTCCTTTCGTTTTCATACCCCCAAAAAAGTTTATTAAGATCAGCCGTAAAGTTTAAAGAAATATCAAAAATATTTCCTTTAACAGTTAAATCAGCAATATCATTATTTTTAAATTTCTTTTTTGAACTCTCCATTCCGCCACCTTTCATTTGTAAAC contains:
- a CDS encoding SPOR domain-containing protein, which produces MKIPRRVVIFILFFGIAFQGFAQKNGELGKGKTNQPDILQYTANDYETPKTTAKNNWYKNGWSGFFGIGGNQLYGDINDEIFFSKLSGGTRFAWTLGVSKNLHPLFDARLQMKGGGMESSKKKFKNNDIADLTVKGNIFDISLNFTADLNKLFWGYENERKLTIYPIVGFGISSWQTDLKDTKTGYLLGSSGETNNIFSKRVTSSFLCYGLGMAYKINSNWDFFLETTQQWVHSDKVDITEGGINNDMYQFLGVGLVYCFSESQGFNSLKHNKNINNNGTYRIYSSEKGQNLSNVPQLMEFGNPGKPTATKKLETEKEPTKQIPSEILSDNAIRLDNYNGTLFAVQILAAKEQMPLHIIIEKFEITEKISEEYSAGYYRYYAGVYTSYREAELLCKQLKHSKVPDAFIVAFVNGKRVAGQKVLKK